The following coding sequences lie in one Arthrobacter sp. SLBN-122 genomic window:
- a CDS encoding MFS transporter, whose amino-acid sequence MAQSVKSATAVGNARWKRLIPVAIVVYIISFMDRTNIGFALNGLHKDLGIDAAQQGLAAGIFFIGYLVLQIPGGHLAEHWSAKKFVGIMVLIWGVLAVLSGFIQDFTQLLVVRFFLGVAEAGIWPAILVLISHWFPAAERARAYAFWMMNIAIASIITAPLSGWILSFSDWRWLFIIEGIFPFVIAAPLWWALIADHPREASWCSVQEREYIERGLAEDAKAHPQQEKLGLRHVVSNSVVWRLTLVYFLIQIGFYGINIWLPHVIKTITSGSSMEVGLITAIPYVLAMVGLWYNAKAADRSGRYSTHVLLSMAVGAVALVVSVATGDNMPILAVTLISIAVAGALAYDGPFWASASRAMPVAVAGTAMGLINAVGNLGGFVGPYVGGFLQDVTQGSFLATSIFLACCLLAAGLVMLTLRRSGDRPLSRDRLQEAQSGGAAAEPRMKKTS is encoded by the coding sequence ATGGCACAGAGCGTTAAGTCAGCAACGGCAGTGGGCAATGCCCGGTGGAAGCGGTTGATTCCGGTCGCCATCGTCGTCTACATCATCTCGTTCATGGACAGGACGAATATCGGGTTCGCCCTGAACGGACTCCATAAGGACCTGGGTATCGACGCCGCCCAGCAGGGCCTGGCTGCAGGCATTTTCTTTATCGGCTACCTCGTCCTGCAAATTCCTGGCGGCCACCTCGCCGAGCACTGGAGCGCCAAGAAGTTCGTCGGAATCATGGTGCTCATTTGGGGCGTCCTGGCCGTTCTGTCCGGATTCATCCAGGATTTCACCCAACTGCTGGTGGTGCGCTTCTTCCTGGGCGTCGCGGAGGCCGGCATCTGGCCGGCAATTCTTGTCCTGATCAGCCACTGGTTCCCCGCCGCGGAGCGGGCGCGGGCCTACGCGTTCTGGATGATGAACATTGCCATCGCTTCGATCATCACGGCGCCCCTCTCCGGCTGGATTCTTTCCTTCTCGGACTGGCGGTGGCTGTTCATCATCGAGGGCATTTTCCCGTTCGTCATCGCCGCACCCCTGTGGTGGGCCCTGATCGCCGACCATCCCCGCGAGGCCTCATGGTGCTCGGTCCAGGAGCGTGAGTACATCGAGAGGGGACTTGCCGAAGATGCAAAGGCACATCCGCAGCAGGAGAAGCTGGGCCTGCGCCACGTGGTGTCCAACTCGGTGGTGTGGCGGCTGACCCTGGTGTACTTCCTCATCCAGATCGGCTTCTATGGCATCAATATCTGGCTCCCGCACGTGATCAAAACGATCACCTCCGGATCCTCCATGGAGGTGGGGCTGATTACGGCCATTCCGTACGTGTTGGCCATGGTGGGGCTTTGGTACAACGCCAAGGCAGCCGACCGTTCGGGCCGCTACTCCACGCACGTCCTGCTGTCGATGGCAGTCGGGGCTGTTGCCTTGGTGGTTTCGGTGGCAACCGGAGACAACATGCCCATCCTTGCGGTCACCCTCATCAGCATCGCCGTCGCCGGAGCCCTGGCGTACGACGGTCCCTTCTGGGCTTCAGCATCCCGGGCAATGCCAGTGGCCGTCGCCGGCACCGCTATGGGACTGATCAATGCGGTGGGCAATCTCGGTGGATTCGTAGGACCCTACGTTGGCGGTTTTCTGCAGGATGTCACGCAAGGCAGTTTCCTGGCCACGTCCATTTTCCTGGCATGCTGCCTGTTGGCCGCGGGCCTGGTGATGCTGACCCTCCGGCGCAGCGGTGACAGGCCGCTCTCGCGTGACCGGTTGCAGGAAGCCCAGTCCGGAGGGGCAGCGGCAGAACCAAGGATGAAGAAGACTTCCTGA